A single genomic interval of Zunongwangia sp. HGR-M22 harbors:
- a CDS encoding TolC family protein: MQKKKIYLLLFVICFGLNNAESQTQDTLQLNLEQAEGLLLENNLSLLAERLSIDMADAEVIQAKVWPNPTLEVDEVNLWTADYQKKTGEPQPSLFGSDSFGRYRQISAQIEQVIETAGKRKKRVELAEVSAEMAQSYLEDFLLSLKTEFRKTVYAFQFHESYAEMLDRQLISLENIVKAYQKQYDQGNVNKAELIRLQASLLSIKDELIEERKALNELNEELVVMLNLPDQTTLSFGTSFNPDNEYQLPFNYTLDYLQEEALNNRPDVRISKLDVQRSQKELSYEKAMATPDIAVSLGYDRGGNILQDFIGFGFSIDLPFFDRNKGNIKKAEFAVQKQNYVNENKLLAVREEVRKSYKNLLEAAHFFDDIDTEYLEGLDKTMEAYTEYFKLQSINIITYMDFLESYIDTKRTILENQQEYLDDLEELKHNTGLEINIPN; the protein is encoded by the coding sequence ATGCAAAAGAAAAAAATCTATCTATTACTTTTTGTTATTTGTTTTGGGCTGAATAACGCTGAGTCTCAAACTCAAGATACCCTACAGCTCAATTTAGAACAAGCTGAAGGCTTATTATTGGAAAATAATTTATCGCTTCTTGCTGAACGATTATCCATAGATATGGCTGATGCTGAAGTGATTCAGGCAAAAGTTTGGCCCAATCCTACGCTAGAAGTTGATGAAGTAAATCTTTGGACGGCAGATTACCAGAAGAAAACCGGCGAACCACAACCTAGTTTGTTTGGAAGCGATAGTTTTGGAAGGTATCGACAGATTTCAGCACAAATAGAACAAGTGATTGAAACCGCCGGAAAACGTAAAAAACGTGTGGAACTTGCTGAGGTTTCTGCGGAAATGGCACAATCTTACCTAGAAGATTTTCTATTAAGCTTAAAAACTGAATTCAGAAAAACGGTGTATGCTTTCCAGTTTCACGAAAGCTATGCAGAAATGCTTGATCGCCAATTAATTTCTTTAGAAAATATCGTAAAAGCTTACCAAAAACAATACGATCAGGGCAATGTAAATAAAGCCGAACTTATACGGTTACAAGCTTCTTTATTAAGTATTAAAGATGAATTAATCGAGGAAAGAAAAGCACTAAACGAACTGAATGAAGAATTGGTCGTGATGCTGAATTTACCCGATCAAACCACGCTTTCTTTCGGGACAAGCTTTAATCCCGATAACGAATATCAGCTACCATTTAATTATACCCTCGATTATTTACAGGAAGAAGCGCTAAATAATCGTCCGGATGTTAGAATTAGTAAACTAGATGTTCAACGATCTCAAAAAGAATTAAGTTATGAAAAAGCAATGGCAACGCCAGATATTGCCGTGTCTCTGGGCTATGACCGCGGTGGTAATATTCTGCAAGATTTTATTGGCTTTGGTTTTTCTATAGACCTTCCGTTTTTCGATCGGAACAAAGGAAACATCAAAAAAGCTGAATTTGCGGTACAAAAGCAAAACTATGTAAATGAAAACAAGCTGTTAGCAGTTCGGGAAGAAGTTCGAAAAAGCTATAAAAATTTACTTGAAGCGGCTCACTTTTTTGACGATATCGATACAGAATATCTAGAAGGCTTAGATAAAACAATGGAAGCTTATACCGAGTATTTCAAACTACAATCCATCAACATTATCACCTATATGGATTTTCTAGAATCGTATATCGATACCAAACGAACTATTCTGGAAAATCAGCAAGAATATTTAGACGATTTAGAAGAATTAAAACATAACACAGGACTCGAAATAAACATCCCTAACTAA
- a CDS encoding efflux RND transporter periplasmic adaptor subunit translates to MNYFKNIKLPLLVAMGSAILFSCKEEQKPIVKKQECFTENEVAELQPMQITNENVVKSLRLNGVVAYNPNAVVNYVSLVGGIITNTYFTLGDKVEKNQVLAEIKSTELNGIEAEVKQIKANLEVAKRQLQSTQSFYDDGIASEKELIAAKSEKQNLESDLQKLQTNLKLYSASPEKGVFQIKAPRSGFVVDNKIAAGMQIGAEGDPLFTISDLDEVWINVNIYATDIDAVKQGMPVSIKTNSYPDKTFQGKIDRISNVLEPQENVLKGRIILENKDLFLKPGLHVEAIVKNNTQEKAPHIPAKSVVFNNNKYYVVKLKNNCEANVSEVKILSKDEDSFFIKEGLTEGEKIVTYDTLLLFESSASN, encoded by the coding sequence ATGAATTACTTTAAGAACATAAAACTCCCATTATTAGTAGCAATGGGATCTGCTATACTTTTTAGTTGTAAAGAAGAACAAAAACCAATTGTAAAAAAACAGGAATGTTTTACAGAAAATGAAGTAGCCGAACTTCAACCAATGCAGATCACTAATGAAAATGTGGTTAAAAGCCTACGCTTAAATGGCGTTGTTGCTTACAATCCAAATGCGGTGGTAAATTACGTGAGTTTAGTTGGTGGTATTATTACCAACACCTACTTCACCTTAGGTGATAAAGTTGAAAAAAATCAGGTATTAGCAGAAATAAAAAGTACAGAGCTTAACGGGATTGAAGCCGAAGTAAAACAAATTAAAGCCAATCTTGAAGTAGCTAAACGCCAACTTCAATCTACACAGAGTTTTTACGACGATGGTATTGCTTCAGAAAAAGAATTAATCGCAGCTAAAAGCGAAAAACAAAATCTAGAGTCAGATCTTCAAAAACTACAAACCAATCTAAAGCTTTATAGCGCGAGTCCCGAAAAAGGCGTATTTCAGATTAAAGCACCACGCAGCGGCTTTGTTGTCGACAATAAAATTGCTGCCGGAATGCAAATTGGAGCTGAAGGCGATCCGTTATTTACGATTTCAGATTTAGATGAAGTTTGGATCAATGTGAATATTTATGCTACTGATATTGATGCGGTGAAACAAGGAATGCCTGTAAGTATAAAAACCAACAGCTATCCCGATAAAACTTTCCAAGGAAAAATCGATCGTATTTCCAATGTTTTAGAGCCTCAAGAAAATGTATTAAAAGGAAGAATTATACTTGAAAACAAAGATTTATTTCTTAAACCCGGTTTACACGTAGAGGCGATTGTAAAGAACAATACGCAAGAAAAAGCACCACATATTCCAGCAAAATCGGTTGTTTTCAACAATAATAAATACTACGTGGTTAAGCTTAAAAATAATTGTGAAGCAAACGTGAGTGAAGTAAAAATCCTGTCTAAAGACGAAGATTCTTTCTTCATTAAAGAAGGTTTAACCGAAGGAGAGAAAATTGTAACCTACGACACGCTTTTACTTTTTGAAAGCAGCGCATCCAATTAA
- the gntA gene encoding guanitoxin biosynthesis heme-dependent pre-guanitoxin N-hydroxylase GntA yields the protein MKNDDMLKAIENQAIDFKKNQSDSKIYKNFKEFIIGEDHPCIMAKTVFSMDKVNLNIYKNLGNIEFTRKLYSDLKTYINNYDFESNDFETFIAIFPESVDLNEMEFEEQLWLQLYLLNNMDEYDWDPMVSSNPQDENFSFSIAGKSFYVVGLHSNSSRKARRAPYTAIAFNLHWQFEKLREMGTYQRVRDAIRDRDKQLQGTINPMLEDFGTHSEARQYSGRKVEKDWECPFK from the coding sequence ATGAAAAATGACGATATGCTAAAAGCTATTGAAAATCAGGCTATTGATTTTAAAAAAAACCAATCGGATAGTAAAATTTATAAGAATTTCAAAGAATTTATCATTGGAGAAGATCATCCCTGTATTATGGCTAAAACTGTTTTTAGCATGGATAAAGTAAATCTGAATATCTATAAAAATCTAGGTAATATTGAGTTTACAAGAAAGCTTTATTCAGATTTAAAAACATACATTAATAATTACGATTTTGAATCTAACGATTTTGAAACATTTATTGCAATTTTTCCCGAGAGCGTAGATTTAAACGAAATGGAATTTGAAGAACAACTTTGGTTACAATTATATCTTCTGAATAATATGGATGAATATGATTGGGATCCTATGGTTAGCAGCAACCCACAAGATGAGAATTTTAGCTTTAGTATTGCAGGAAAATCATTTTACGTTGTGGGCCTACATTCTAATAGTTCTAGAAAAGCACGCCGTGCTCCTTACACAGCAATTGCTTTCAATTTACATTGGCAATTCGAAAAATTACGAGAAATGGGAACGTATCAACGTGTTAGAGATGCCATTCGAGACAGAGATAAACAGCTGCAAGGGACCATAAATCCCATGTTGGAAGATTTTGGAACACATAGTGAAGCAAGGCAGTATAGCGGTAGAAAAGTTGAAAAGGATTGGGAATGCCCTTTTAAATAA
- a CDS encoding sensor histidine kinase: MFYLERDELSQKGFEPIQNSFYNLSSDQEVSIFNENGNIAFNTKELKQNWSESIEQIKQKGELNFRDNDTYYHGLFYKDNQGDFVVLVKATNPMIQSQKKKLISILAISFFVAMLILIFLTSRLSKLAYKPVRNIIQQVNDLNLNKSPLQLSYKSSKDELEELFQAFNNLLKEIETGYEQQKNFVDFSSHELKTPLASIINQLEISLQRNRSNDDYRETSEQVLQDAQQLKNILENLLTLSNLNKSIQLKENIRIDELIWEIIEKLIPLYSAEKFNIQLAIVPEDFHLLEFKGNETLLYMALFNIIENAAKFSKDEVMIKLSKANHRLQLQVKDHGIGISDKDLKHINQPFYRGKNTASFQGNGLGMSIALKIFQLHQIQHSITTQLKNYTQIQLEFPQ, from the coding sequence ATGTTCTACCTAGAAAGAGATGAACTTAGCCAAAAAGGATTTGAACCCATCCAGAATTCTTTTTACAATCTTAGTTCAGATCAAGAAGTCAGCATTTTTAATGAAAACGGAAATATTGCATTCAATACCAAAGAATTGAAGCAAAATTGGAGCGAAAGCATAGAACAAATTAAACAAAAAGGAGAACTCAATTTTCGGGATAACGATACGTATTATCACGGATTATTTTACAAGGATAATCAGGGTGATTTTGTAGTGCTGGTGAAAGCTACCAACCCAATGATCCAAAGTCAGAAAAAAAAGCTGATTAGTATTTTGGCAATCAGTTTTTTTGTGGCGATGCTTATTCTTATTTTTCTTACTTCCAGACTTTCCAAATTGGCTTACAAACCGGTAAGAAATATTATTCAGCAAGTAAATGATTTAAATTTAAATAAAAGTCCGCTGCAACTTTCTTACAAAAGTTCTAAAGACGAGTTAGAAGAACTTTTCCAAGCCTTCAATAATCTTTTAAAAGAAATAGAAACCGGTTACGAGCAGCAAAAGAATTTTGTAGATTTTTCTTCGCACGAACTAAAAACGCCACTTGCCAGCATCATTAATCAATTAGAAATAAGCCTACAACGAAACCGAAGCAACGACGATTATCGGGAAACTTCAGAGCAAGTTTTGCAAGACGCCCAGCAGCTTAAAAATATTTTAGAAAACCTACTTACCCTTTCTAATCTTAATAAAAGTATTCAGCTTAAAGAAAACATTAGGATCGATGAACTTATCTGGGAGATTATTGAAAAATTAATACCCTTATATTCAGCAGAAAAATTTAATATTCAACTAGCTATTGTTCCGGAAGATTTTCATTTGCTGGAATTTAAAGGAAACGAGACTTTACTTTATATGGCTTTATTCAATATTATCGAAAATGCGGCTAAATTCTCTAAAGATGAAGTGATGATAAAGCTTAGCAAGGCGAATCATCGTTTACAATTGCAGGTGAAAGATCACGGAATAGGCATTTCAGACAAAGATTTAAAGCATATTAACCAGCCTTTTTATAGAGGAAAAAACACGGCTTCATTTCAGGGAAACGGACTTGGAATGAGCATCGCGTTAAAGATTTTTCAGCTTCATCAAATTCAACATTCAATTACTACGCAGTTAAAAAATTATACTCAAATTCAGCTTGAATTTCCGCAGTGA
- a CDS encoding family 43 glycosylhydrolase yields MNIKNDTFWNTVDNQPIYSQGGGIFIFTDPKDGVEKYYWYGAHYKEAELYRRDPSVTQDRNHFEAATCYTSTDLVNWKFESNALERSEVIKTYERTFWMGRLGVAYVKEIDRYAMFVQHNDGVLIATSKTPAGPFECHNRLDMTDRIGTPNTGDQTVFTDPDSGKSYLIYSYGQGRNKIYVSEIGVKDGKVDLLDVTQIFKGKGPEGNCMLKHNGKYYIFASNLYGWDSSYAYYMVADNIRGPYSPENKMLITPGSYKDYAHITQTGFFVNVNGSDQETAIYCGDRWADFARNGLGYNQWCPLSFEGDTPYFNSLNSWNFEETTGNWTVAKDNNYVRNPSFEADRRKIPSPVKPIQEQLLGWHSVVEQGNVIVIEAKDSPELNYFNSKKDRKEVIGEKSLNISDNIKFKRNVFQIITSTPYVKLNDGSYTLTAKVKKAGNFSKLEMYAESAGKKKVVSVDANENETWFTVKIENIKINQEKVEIGFLVHGEPNASCRVDDVSLIAN; encoded by the coding sequence TTGAATATTAAAAATGATACTTTTTGGAACACTGTAGACAATCAACCAATTTATAGCCAGGGAGGCGGAATTTTTATTTTTACAGATCCCAAAGACGGAGTAGAAAAATATTACTGGTACGGCGCTCATTATAAAGAAGCAGAACTCTATAGAAGAGATCCATCGGTAACTCAGGATAGAAATCATTTTGAAGCAGCTACATGTTACACCTCAACCGATTTGGTAAACTGGAAGTTTGAAAGTAATGCTCTTGAAAGAAGTGAAGTGATCAAAACTTACGAAAGAACTTTTTGGATGGGAAGATTGGGCGTTGCTTATGTCAAAGAAATAGATCGTTATGCCATGTTTGTTCAGCACAACGACGGTGTGCTTATTGCAACCTCAAAAACTCCAGCAGGACCTTTTGAATGTCATAATCGATTAGATATGACTGACAGAATAGGTACCCCTAACACCGGGGATCAAACCGTTTTTACAGATCCCGATTCGGGAAAATCATACCTAATTTACTCTTATGGCCAGGGAAGAAACAAAATATACGTTTCAGAAATTGGGGTAAAAGATGGCAAAGTTGATCTTTTGGATGTTACTCAGATCTTCAAAGGCAAAGGCCCAGAAGGAAACTGCATGCTAAAGCATAATGGGAAATATTATATTTTTGCTTCTAATCTTTACGGGTGGGATTCTTCCTATGCCTATTACATGGTGGCCGATAATATTCGCGGACCATATTCTCCTGAAAATAAAATGTTGATCACCCCCGGAAGCTATAAAGATTATGCTCATATCACACAAACCGGCTTTTTTGTAAATGTTAACGGATCTGATCAAGAAACTGCGATCTATTGTGGTGATCGATGGGCAGATTTTGCAAGGAATGGTTTAGGATACAATCAATGGTGTCCTCTTTCTTTTGAAGGTGACACGCCCTATTTTAATTCTCTGAATTCCTGGAATTTTGAAGAAACTACAGGAAATTGGACTGTTGCTAAAGATAATAATTACGTTCGAAATCCAAGTTTTGAAGCCGATCGAAGAAAAATACCAAGCCCGGTAAAGCCGATCCAAGAACAATTACTAGGATGGCACTCTGTAGTTGAACAAGGGAATGTAATCGTTATTGAAGCAAAAGATTCTCCCGAATTAAATTATTTCAATTCTAAAAAAGATAGAAAAGAAGTAATTGGTGAGAAAAGTCTAAACATATCTGATAATATTAAATTCAAAAGAAACGTTTTTCAAATCATCACATCAACGCCTTACGTAAAATTAAATGATGGCAGCTATACGCTAACCGCTAAGGTGAAAAAGGCAGGGAACTTCTCAAAATTAGAAATGTATGCTGAAAGTGCTGGAAAGAAAAAAGTTGTTTCAGTAGATGCTAATGAAAATGAAACATGGTTTACTGTAAAGATCGAAAATATTAAAATTAATCAAGAAAAGGTAGAAATTGGCTTTTTAGTGCATGGAGAACCTAACGCAAGCTGCCGGGTAGATGATGTTTCCTTAATTGCCAATTGA
- a CDS encoding SDR family oxidoreductase — translation MKDPRTKYPQPPFDTELQNEPGVESKMNPLPDYGENTYKGNDKLKGKVALITGGDSGIGRAVAYAYALEGAKVVISYLDEHNDAKETAKVIESKNREVLLIDGDIREEKHCKDIIEKTIAKFGQLDIIVNNAAFQMARNSLQDITAEEWDKTFRTNIHAPFYLCKAAEQHLAPGSSIINTTSVNAYSPSDNLVPYAATKGAIRNFTASMAQLWAEKGIRVNAVAPGPIWTPLIPATMPGEKVKNFGKQTPLGRPGQPAELASAYVMLASEDSSYTSGATIEITGGRYTL, via the coding sequence ATGAAAGATCCAAGAACAAAGTATCCACAACCACCATTTGACACCGAACTACAGAATGAACCAGGTGTAGAATCTAAAATGAATCCGCTTCCAGATTATGGTGAAAACACCTATAAAGGAAACGATAAGCTAAAAGGTAAAGTAGCCTTGATTACCGGTGGCGACTCTGGTATAGGAAGAGCAGTAGCTTACGCTTATGCATTAGAAGGAGCTAAAGTTGTTATTTCGTATCTTGATGAACATAATGATGCAAAAGAGACTGCAAAAGTTATTGAATCTAAAAATAGAGAAGTTTTATTAATCGATGGTGATATTAGAGAAGAAAAGCACTGCAAAGATATTATAGAGAAAACCATAGCTAAATTTGGCCAATTAGATATTATTGTAAATAATGCAGCATTCCAAATGGCAAGAAATAGTTTACAAGATATTACTGCTGAAGAATGGGATAAAACCTTTAGAACAAATATTCATGCTCCATTTTATCTATGTAAAGCGGCAGAACAACATTTGGCACCGGGAAGTAGTATTATAAACACAACATCGGTAAATGCTTATTCGCCTAGTGACAACCTGGTTCCTTATGCGGCAACCAAAGGAGCCATAAGAAACTTTACCGCGAGCATGGCACAATTATGGGCCGAAAAAGGAATTAGAGTAAATGCGGTAGCACCAGGACCGATTTGGACACCATTAATCCCGGCAACAATGCCCGGAGAAAAAGTGAAAAACTTCGGAAAACAAACTCCTTTAGGTAGACCCGGTCAACCTGCCGAATTAGCCTCAGCATACGTGATGTTGGCTTCAGAAGATAGTAGTTATACTTCTGGTGCAACAATTGAAATAACAGGTGGAAGATATACCTTATAA
- a CDS encoding efflux RND transporter permease subunit translates to MEKFTNAIVSFSLKNTLIVFFLTGLLAAAGIYSYIHTPIEAFPDVTNTRARIITQWPGRSAEEVEKFVTLPLMKKMNTIPKKSDVRSISLFGLSVVTVIFEDGVEDFYAQQYAANRLQGVDLPEGSDPEIDPPYGATGEIFRYVIESDRPIKELSAIQEWVIERELLAVPGISDVQSFGGEEKTYQIQVNPTALEQYDLTPLDLYEAITKSNINVGGDMIQKGQQAYVVRGVGLLTSIEDIENTLITTHNQTPVLVKNVAKVAISAKPRLGQVSLDDDQDVVEGIVVMLRGENPAEVIERLKDKIEELNTRILPNDVKIKSFIDRTELVNSTVKTVSTNLVEGIVLVSLIVLVFLFNWRTTITVAIIIPLSFLFSIILLKIQGMPANLISMGALDFGLLLEGTLVIVEAVYVKLEEKSVELGFERYKQISKGDIIRKSVSKVAPHIFFAQLILIIALFPIFSFEKVEGKMFSPLAFTLGYALLGSLLLSLTLVPAMCKVLLNKHITVKNNPVVNFFRGNIFGLFNAASKYRKVTMIAFAGIFIVCVVKLLNYGTEFIPQLNEGALYIRATLPNSVSLEESVKTGKKIKQKLRAFDEVKFVLNQTGRPNDGTDPTGFFNNEFHIELKQKDHWKRSLSKEELIAEMKDTLAEFKGINLGFSQPIQDNVEEYVAGVKSSLVIKIFGDNLFQMEDQANQVAKTISKIEGITDVLVYKNIGLPELRISLQENKMAQYAVSTEDAQAVIEMAIGGKTASHFYEDERKFDLQIRFDEPYRDSEEEIGNILIPTLNDKKVPLKNIADIEFKTGPAFIYREGSSRYTGVGFSIDGRDLGSTIADAQKAVDKEINFPKNTKVEWAGEFESKERATKQLTYIVPAVLLLIVFLLYMNFGNIKDTIICISTLSFAFIGGFISLWATGTIFGISAGIGFIILFGVCTIDGIILVAVMKENLEHMPLKQAISEGVYSRIRPVIMIALMGSLGLLPAALSNGMGSEVQKPLAIMIVGGLLICMLLSFTVLPQIFYMFYKKKNN, encoded by the coding sequence ATGGAAAAATTCACCAATGCCATAGTTTCGTTCTCTTTAAAGAATACCTTAATCGTATTCTTTTTAACGGGACTATTAGCAGCCGCAGGAATTTACAGTTACATACACACGCCTATTGAAGCTTTCCCAGATGTTACCAACACAAGGGCAAGAATTATTACGCAATGGCCGGGAAGAAGTGCCGAAGAAGTAGAGAAATTTGTCACCTTACCCTTAATGAAAAAAATGAATACCATTCCTAAAAAGTCTGATGTTCGTTCTATATCATTATTCGGTTTGTCGGTAGTGACTGTTATTTTTGAAGATGGTGTAGAAGATTTTTATGCGCAACAATACGCGGCTAACCGTTTACAAGGGGTAGATTTACCTGAAGGATCAGACCCAGAAATCGATCCGCCGTACGGAGCTACCGGAGAAATTTTTAGGTACGTGATCGAAAGTGATCGGCCTATAAAAGAATTATCTGCGATACAAGAATGGGTAATCGAAAGAGAATTGCTAGCCGTACCCGGAATCTCTGACGTGCAAAGTTTTGGTGGAGAAGAAAAAACCTATCAAATACAGGTAAATCCAACCGCTTTAGAACAGTACGATCTTACGCCCTTAGACCTTTACGAAGCCATTACCAAAAGTAACATTAATGTGGGTGGCGATATGATTCAGAAAGGTCAGCAGGCGTATGTTGTTCGTGGAGTGGGTTTGTTGACGAGTATCGAAGATATTGAAAACACTTTAATTACTACTCATAATCAAACTCCGGTTTTAGTTAAAAATGTTGCTAAAGTTGCAATTTCAGCTAAACCAAGATTAGGACAGGTGAGTTTAGATGACGATCAAGATGTTGTGGAAGGAATTGTGGTAATGCTTCGTGGCGAAAATCCTGCAGAAGTAATTGAGCGTTTAAAAGACAAAATTGAAGAATTAAACACTCGTATTCTCCCAAATGATGTAAAAATAAAATCGTTTATAGACCGTACCGAATTGGTAAATTCTACCGTAAAAACAGTAAGTACCAATTTGGTGGAAGGGATCGTACTGGTTTCACTTATTGTATTGGTTTTCTTATTCAACTGGAGAACGACCATTACCGTCGCCATTATTATTCCGTTATCCTTTTTATTCAGTATTATTTTATTAAAAATACAAGGAATGCCCGCCAATCTTATCTCGATGGGAGCCTTAGATTTTGGACTTCTGTTGGAAGGAACGCTGGTAATCGTAGAAGCCGTCTACGTAAAATTAGAAGAAAAATCTGTAGAATTAGGGTTTGAGCGTTATAAACAAATCTCTAAAGGAGATATTATTAGAAAAAGCGTGAGCAAAGTAGCGCCCCACATTTTTTTTGCGCAGCTAATTTTAATAATAGCGCTCTTCCCTATTTTTTCTTTCGAAAAAGTAGAAGGCAAAATGTTTAGTCCGTTAGCATTTACCTTAGGCTATGCACTTTTAGGGTCGCTTTTATTAAGTTTAACCTTAGTACCGGCAATGTGTAAAGTTTTACTGAATAAGCACATTACAGTTAAAAATAACCCTGTAGTCAATTTTTTCCGCGGAAATATTTTCGGATTATTTAATGCTGCAAGTAAGTATAGAAAAGTAACAATGATTGCTTTTGCAGGTATTTTTATAGTATGCGTAGTGAAATTACTGAATTACGGAACCGAATTTATTCCGCAGTTAAATGAAGGTGCACTTTACATAAGAGCCACTTTACCCAATAGTGTAAGTTTAGAAGAATCGGTAAAAACTGGTAAAAAAATTAAACAGAAATTACGCGCTTTTGATGAAGTGAAATTTGTACTGAACCAAACTGGAAGACCTAATGATGGTACCGATCCTACAGGTTTTTTCAATAATGAATTTCATATTGAGCTGAAGCAAAAAGACCACTGGAAAAGAAGCCTTTCTAAAGAAGAGCTCATTGCAGAAATGAAAGATACGCTGGCAGAATTTAAAGGAATCAATCTTGGATTCAGTCAGCCTATTCAGGACAATGTAGAAGAATACGTTGCCGGAGTAAAAAGCTCTTTAGTGATCAAAATTTTCGGAGATAATCTATTCCAAATGGAAGATCAAGCCAATCAGGTGGCAAAAACCATCAGTAAAATTGAAGGAATCACCGATGTATTGGTGTATAAAAATATAGGTTTACCAGAATTGCGTATTAGCCTACAAGAAAACAAAATGGCTCAATATGCAGTAAGCACTGAAGATGCGCAAGCCGTAATTGAAATGGCTATTGGAGGAAAAACAGCCTCTCATTTTTACGAAGACGAACGAAAATTTGATTTACAAATTAGGTTTGATGAACCCTATCGAGATAGCGAAGAAGAGATAGGGAATATATTGATACCTACTTTAAACGATAAAAAAGTACCGCTGAAAAATATTGCAGATATCGAATTTAAAACCGGTCCGGCATTCATTTATCGCGAAGGCAGCAGTAGATATACCGGAGTTGGTTTTAGTATTGACGGACGAGATTTAGGGAGCACGATTGCCGATGCTCAAAAGGCAGTAGACAAAGAAATAAATTTTCCTAAAAACACCAAAGTAGAATGGGCAGGTGAATTTGAAAGTAAAGAACGTGCTACTAAGCAGCTAACTTATATTGTTCCTGCAGTACTTCTTTTAATTGTGTTCTTATTATATATGAATTTCGGAAATATTAAAGACACGATTATTTGTATCTCTACACTTTCATTTGCCTTTATTGGCGGATTTATATCGCTTTGGGCTACAGGAACCATTTTTGGGATTTCCGCAGGAATTGGGTTTATTATTCTATTTGGTGTCTGTACAATCGACGGAATTATTCTCGTTGCTGTAATGAAAGAAAACTTAGAACATATGCCGCTAAAACAAGCGATTTCTGAAGGAGTTTATAGCAGAATACGCCCGGTAATTATGATTGCTTTAATGGGATCTTTAGGATTATTGCCAGCAGCACTGTCTAATGGGATGGGTTCTGAAGTACAAAAACCTTTAGCGATAATGATTGTTGGTGGTTTGTTAATCTGTATGCTATTATCCTTTACCGTGTTACCGCAAATATTCTATATGTTTTATAAGAAAAAGAATAACTAG